The DNA sequence GTGGCGAGCTACAACCTGTCGTTGACCGGATCTTTGATCTGGATCAAATCAAGGAAGCACATGATTATGGCGAAGAAGGGCACGCAAAAGGAAAAATCGTCATTCGGGTCAAGGGAGAATAAGAAGAGGAGGACGCTGAAATCAGCGTTCTCTTTTATTTTTTATCAATCTTTTTATCGAACCATAAACAAAAAATAACCTGGTTAAAAAAGTATAAAGGATAAGGGGTTGCTTCTTCCTATACTAGGGCTATCAGACGTGAGTCAGCCACATTAAAAGGAGGAAGTAACATGAAAAAAGGATTGAAGTGGGCAGGAATTATCGTGATCGGCGCAGTTATTCTCGGGAATCTAGGAGATGACGAAGAACAAGCAGCACCGGAGAAAAAAGTAGAAGTCGAACAAGAAGCAGTCAAATCAGAAGCAAAACCAGTGAAGGCAAAAGCAGTTGCAAAACCGGTCAAGAAAACGTACGGGGTGAATGATCAGGTAAAGGTCGGGAAACTGACGTACGTCGTCAACGACGTCAAGATGGTCGATACGTTGTCGAACGTTCTCGGAGAAAAGAAAACATCAGGACAATTTTTAGTCATCGGTCTGACGATTCTAAACGGAGATAAGGAAGAGCGATTCGTCGACAGCAACATGTTTAAAGTCAATGTCGGCGATACGGAATACTCAGCCGATACGGAACTCGATCTTTATGCGAATGAAGACGGGATGGGCTTCTTCTTAGAGACGATCAACCCGAATATCGAGAAAACCGGCAACATCGTCTTTGAATTACCGAAACAGGTGAAAAATCCGATGCTTGAAGTCTCGTCTGGCTTTGGCTGGGCAGGTGGACAATCAAAAGAGATTCAATTGACACAGTAATGAGTGACCATATAAGAGACTCAATATAAGAATGACGCGTCTTTTCACGCCCTTTCCTCAGGCGAGACACAAGCTAGTTTTCCTGCTTCATTTAAGCAGGAAAGCGGGTCTTGTTTGTCTCTGACAGCGCATAAATGTGCTTGTTCCTGTAGGAGTGGCGTGTGACGCGTCATTCTTTTTGTTACGAGATAAGGGTGGCAGATCATCATTCTGATACTCTTATCTTTGTGGAAACTGACTTTTGAGTCAGCCCGTTCTTGTTACCGTCCTGATTGTTGGATCGAGAGTTCAGGCGTTAATCGATCGAGTAAAGCGAGCGTCTCTGGATGAGAGGCGAGCGTCTGGTCGAGCGTGTTCCGTTCAGTCTCTAGACATGCTAGATAACGTTGAGCCGCTTCAGCATGCGTTGCGGGTGTCAGGACGTCGTAGATTGCTTCAAGAGCAAGGCGTGGATGGTCTGGCAATGTCGTCGGAATCGTCTTTAATCCAAGTTGAGCTCGTTCAGGAGCATGATGATGGAGTAAGACTTTTGCGAACTTGATTAAGGCGCTACGGAGCATCTCGACTGCCCATAAGTCATTTCCGCGAGCTGCTGCTTTTTTATATTGGAACAAGAACCAGACAGCATCGATTGCTTCATCGGTCGCTTCTTGAGCAGAAAGTGTTAAGTCGCAAGTATCGGTAAAGTCCGTCAACTGTTCTTGTGGATCATACAAGACACGCAATTGATCCTTATGGTTCAGCGAATCAAGCGTCACCGTGAATAAATCAATATGTAGCAGATCATCATAGACGACGATCATCTGCGGCGCGATGATATCGATCTCATCTTTCCAGATGATTGAACGATAGGCAGAAAGGTGGGACAAACGACGCGATAAGAATGTTGTTTGACGTTCTTCCGAGACGAGACAGTATAGATCGATGTCTGAATGGACATCTTCTTCTCCCCGTCCGAAGGATCCTTTCAAGAAGATGGCTTCGACTGCAGGATCTTGTTTGAGTCGAGCAACCAGTTGCTCGATTGCATGAAGTTGATGCATGAGGACTCATTCCTTTCCGAAAACAGAAGTCTATTACGTCAGTATACGTGATAATAGACAGGTTTTTCCATAAAAAATGAGAAATCACATCGAAATGGATTTCTCATTGAGAGGCCGATGCTAATTTTTCTTTCTGTTCAAGATGAATGACGTGCTGTTCGCCCCATGCATTGATGGCGTCAAGAACCGGGATAAGCGTCCGACCATAATCCGTCAGCGAGTACTCGACGCGGGGGGGAACTTCCTGATAAATCTCGCGATGGACGATATCGTTCAGTTCGAGTTCACGCAGTTGAGCCGTCAGCATCTTTTGCGTAATGTTTGGCAATTGTCGCTTTAGTTCACTGAAGCGGAGCGTTCCGTGTGTGATCAAGACGAGTAAAATCGACGGCTTCCATTTTCCGGTCAAGATTTCGAGCGCTGTCTCGACGCGACAGCTTGGTGTCTCTTCCATCGGTCTTCCTCCTTCATGGTATCGTTTAGGATACTATACCACTTATTCGTGCCTACTTCCGCTTCGATCGCTTCCGCGTAATAATAGGGATACGAGCTATTTCATTGAAGGAGGAAACAACATGTCCATTCATCCACAAATCACACTCGGTCCTGTTCGCTTGCGTATCACGGACCTCGACCGTTCGATTTCATTTTATACAACATCACTCGGATTACGCGTGCTAACGCAAAC is a window from the Exiguobacterium sp. BMC-KP genome containing:
- a CDS encoding nucleotidyltransferase domain-containing protein; amino-acid sequence: MHQLHAIEQLVARLKQDPAVEAIFLKGSFGRGEEDVHSDIDLYCLVSEERQTTFLSRRLSHLSAYRSIIWKDEIDIIAPQMIVVYDDLLHIDLFTVTLDSLNHKDQLRVLYDPQEQLTDFTDTCDLTLSAQEATDEAIDAVWFLFQYKKAAARGNDLWAVEMLRSALIKFAKVLLHHHAPERAQLGLKTIPTTLPDHPRLALEAIYDVLTPATHAEAAQRYLACLETERNTLDQTLASHPETLALLDRLTPELSIQQSGR
- a CDS encoding DUF4352 domain-containing protein → MKKGLKWAGIIVIGAVILGNLGDDEEQAAPEKKVEVEQEAVKSEAKPVKAKAVAKPVKKTYGVNDQVKVGKLTYVVNDVKMVDTLSNVLGEKKTSGQFLVIGLTILNGDKEERFVDSNMFKVNVGDTEYSADTELDLYANEDGMGFFLETINPNIEKTGNIVFELPKQVKNPMLEVSSGFGWAGGQSKEIQLTQ
- a CDS encoding winged helix-turn-helix transcriptional regulator, translated to MEETPSCRVETALEILTGKWKPSILLVLITHGTLRFSELKRQLPNITQKMLTAQLRELELNDIVHREIYQEVPPRVEYSLTDYGRTLIPVLDAINAWGEQHVIHLEQKEKLASASQ